CAATAGTTCTGGCAAAGTTGAGGTTGCCAACTGTGTATTCATGGGCACAGTAAACCCTCGTTGTGGGAGGTAAGGCGCTGAGCCGTTGCAGAGAATGGAACATCTGTTCGGGGCTGCCCTCAAATAAGCGCCCACAGCCAGCGGCAAATAGGGTGTCGCCGCAGAAGAGATGGATTTGCGTATTACCATCGGTCTCTTGCTCACTGAGGATTAGTGCAAGATGATCCAGGGTGTGCCCGGGAATGCTCCAGACCCTTATGGGGGTTCCGAGAACCTGAATGCTGTCCCCCTCACCGATGGTATTTGTTACCTCTCTGACTGAGTTGGGCCCAAAAACCGGGCATTGGTAGCGCTTATGTAACTCTGCTATGCCGCCAGTGTGGTCAAAATGGTGGTGGGTGATCAAGATGCCATCCAGTGAGGCTCCCTGGAGCGCCTGGACTACAGGAGCAGCTTCCCCTGGATCGACAATCCAGTGCTCATCACCATTTGTAAGGTGCCAGATATAGTTATCATTGAGTGCGGGGATAGGTGTTATTGAAAGCATGTTAATCCTGCCTGCCATCTGGGGCTGGAAACGATACCATGTAACCAGAGTGGTAGTGTGCTGAAAGCGCTTTCGGTTGGCCCGATTTAGCACATGGCAAATAACGCCACCTTATCTTGTTAAGATCAGGGGTTTTGCAGTCAAAACCCACACTGGGTGGCTTTAAGCGCTGGTTTTGCTGGTTTCCAATGGGAGATTGAATGACTGATAAGTTCAAGTCACGGAGTGACTCGGATCCGCCGTCACTGGCAAAGGCCTGTCCGGCGCTATCTCACTGGTTTTCCAGTAGTTTGGGACAGGAAATCCTGTCCCAGCAGTTGGCGCTTACCCAGCCATTGGTGGATGGCTTTTTTGGCTATCACCTACTGCAGGCAGGGGTTACAGACGCTGTAGATTTTGCTGCCTCCAGTCGTATCAATCATCGCTTTCGTCTTGCTACTTGCCCAGAGCAGAAAGGGGCGGCACAGGTGGAACTGGAGAACTTGCCTCTTCCGTCTGAATCTATTGATGTTGTTCTGCTGCATCACTTGCTGGACTTTTCTGCACATCCACACCAGGTCTTGCGGGAGGCCGCTCGGGTGCTGATACCCGGGGGTCATATGTTACTAATGGGCTTTAACCCTTTTTCCCTTCTTGGTTTGTCGAGGTTACTGTTCTCCCGCGGTGCCTACCAGAGGGGCAACCAAATGCGCGCGGCTCGGGTTGCCGATTGGATGAACCTACTGGATTTACAGGCGGACCGGGTTCACCGCGGGTTCTTTCGGTTGCCCCTGCAGCAGCGCGAGCTACTCGCTAAAACCGCGTGGATGGAGCATCTGGGCTCCCGCTGGCGCTTGCCTTGGGGGGCTTTTACATCATAGTCGCGCGCAAAGAGGTGGCGCGTGTGCGCACCATAAAAATTAACTGGCGCACTGAACGAAAACCCGCCTTGGTGGCCACACCCACGAGTCCCCGGGTTGCGGCGCGGAACAAGTATCAGAAACACTGATCTTCAACTTTCTTTTCGTGAATCGGTTACTTCCCTAATTTTTTGGCGTTGATTTTGAAACAAATAACTATCTATACCGATGGTGCCTGCCGTGGCAACCCAGGCCCCGGCGGCTGGGGGGCTCTTCTGGTCTTTGGTGACCTGGAGAAAGAATTGTGTGGTGGCGAGTCTCACACCACTAATAACCGGATGGAGCTGATGGCAGCGATTCAGGCCCTGGAGGCATTGAAACAGCCATGCCAGGTTGATCTACACACCGATTCCCAATACTTGCGTCAGGGTATTACCGGTTGGATTAACAACTGGAAGAAAAACGGCTGGAAGACTGCCAGTAAGAAGCCGGTTAAGAATGCTGATCTTTGGCGCCTGCTGGATGAGAGCGTTGCCCGGCACCAAGTAGAGTGGCATTGGGTTAAGGGGCATGCCGGCCACCCGGGTAATGAGCGAGCGGACCAGTTAGCCAATCGCGGTATAGATGAGCTGGAGTCCTGAGGGAGTGTAGAGAATGCGTCAAGTCGTCCTCGATACGGAAACAACTGGCCTTGATCCGAAGAGTGGCCACCGGATTATCGAAATTGGCTGTGTGGAACTGGTTAATCGTAAGCTTACCGGGCGCCATTACCACCAATATATCAACCCGCAACGGCAGGTAGATGATGGTGCTATCGAAGTTCATGGCATCACTAACGAATTCCTCACCGACAAGCCGGTCTTTGCACGGGTTGCTGATGAGTTTATGGATTTCTGCGAAGGGGCCGAGCTGGTTATCCACAATGCCCCCTTCGATGTCGGCTTCATCAATTCTGAGCTGAAACTGCTGGGTAATCCGCGCTGGAAAAACGTGGCTGCTCATTGCACGGTACTGGATACCCTGGCTTTGGCCCGTGAAAAACATCCAGGCCAGAAAAATAACCTGGATGCTCTGTGCAAGCGCTATTTTGTCGATAATTCCCAGCGCGACTTGCATGGTGCACTACTGGATGCGGAGATTCTCGCCGACGTCTATTTGATGATGACCGGCGGTCAGACTGATCTGGTGCTGGCACAGGGTGGGGATACGCAAAATCAGGAGGAAGGGGAGACGGGGCAGAGTGAAGCGGCCTCGACAGCCATTCGCAGGCTCCCTGCAGGTCGTGAGCCCCTGCTAGTCGTCCAGGCAGATACTAAGGAACTGGAGGCCCACCAATCCATGCTGGCCCTGCTGGAAAAATCCTCAGGGAAGCATTTTTGGTAAGAAAAAAGCCGGCAATGCCGGCTTTTTTCTTAGGTGTTGATCAGCTTTTAGGTCACTCTTTGCGGGCCCTTACAGTGGGAGCCTACCCTACAAGCCCCTTCCAGTTATCTTATATCGCGTAGACGACACAAATCAAAGCAACAATACTGAGTACGATGGTGTATGGAATAGCCATCACCACCATGCGCCCGTAGGATAAGCGAATCAGCGGAGCCAGCGCAGACGTCAACAGAAACAAGAAGGCTGCTTGGCCATTGGGAGTGGCGACACTCGGCAGATTGGTACCTGTATTAATCGCTATCGCCAGCTTATCAAAGTGCTCCCGGGTAATATCGCCAGCAGTCAGTGCAGCTTTTACCTCGTTGATATACACAGTAGCCACGAACACATTGTCACTGATCATGGACAGAATACCATTGGCCAGAAACAGTAACCCAGGCTGGTGCTCCAGTTTTTGTGATAGTACAAAGTGGGTTACAGGCTCAAAAAGGTGCTGTTGGTGAATTACCGCGACAATGGCAAAAAATACTACCAGCAGGGCGGTGAAAGGCAGGGCCTCTTCAAAGGCATGGCCAATGCGAGCTTCCTGAACAATACCGTTAAAGGAGGTCAGGAGCACAATGATCATCAGGCCAATAATGCCGACCTCGGCTACATGGAAGGCCAGGGCGAATACGAGTAAAAGGGCAACGATACCCTGCACCCAGAGCTCTGCTACCTGTGCAGAGGTGCGCTTTTTCTCTTCTTCTCTGGAGTAATTTAACAGCACTTCACGCACTGCGTGAGGCAGCTGGGCTCCGTAACCCAAAATTTTGGTTTTCTCCAGGATTACGCAGGTAATAAGCCCTGCAAACAGAGTGGGGATGGTGACAGGAGCCATTTGCAGGAAAAATTGAAGAAACTCCCAGCCAGCTTTCTCGGCAATCAACAGGTTTTGAGGTTCACCAACCAGTGTGCATACGCCCCCCAGAGCCGTTCCCACGGCCCCGTGCATAATCAGGCTGCGAAGATAAGCGCGGAACTGATCGAGGTCCTCACGGTGATATTCCACCACATGTTCATCATTGGAGTGGTCGTGATCATGGTGGTGATGAGGCTGTTGGGAGGCAACCCGGTGATAGACCGAGTAAAAACCCACTGCAACCGCAATCAAAACGGCGGTTACTGTTAGTGCATCAAGGAATGCCGAGAGCACGGCAGCGACTGCACAAAAAAGCAGTGACAGCATGCTTTTTGAATTCACGTTAATCAGGATCTTGGTAAATACAAAGAGCAGCAGGCTCTTCATAAAATAGATCCCGGCTACCATAAACATCAGCAGCAGGATAACTTCAATATTTTCGACTACTTCATGATAGACAGCATCAGTGCTGGTCATTCCCATCAGTACTGCTTCGATCGCGAGTAGTCCTCCCGGCTGAAGCGGGTAGCACTTCAGTGCCATTGCCAGGGTGAAAATGAATTCTCCAATGAGTACCCAGCCGGTTATAAACGGTCCACTAACGTAAAGTATTAGTGGATTTAAAAGAAGAAAGGCAGCTATTGTCAGCTTGTACCAGTCTGGGGCCTCGCCGAGAAAATTATCGGCAAAAGCCCGGCCAAAACCGCTACCCGAAGCCGTAAGTGCATTGTTGTAAGTGTTCATCATTTACTTCCCTGGTTAACCCAGTATTCGGGTCAAATTGGAGTGTCGGGTTTTCCCTGCCCTGTACGGCATTATCGGGGGAGCCCCAGCCGCGTTCTTTCCTTCCTTTGCGTTCAGCCCTTAGGGTTGATTGTTTTTTGTGCGCAAGCGCAAAAAAAGTGCACACCGGTACACTTGAAAGTAGCAAACGCTACTGGGTTTTCTGGAAAATTCAAGTAATTTAGGGGTTCAGCGGGAGTAGAGCGGGATTTGTCGAATATTCGGTGGAATTTATTTGCGGAAAGGTGGACTCTTTCCTCTATTGGTATAAATTGCCCTTTACCTAACCAGAGCTTATTGCTTTGGTTGTTTTTTGTTCGGTTACAGGAAGAGTGCAGCGGTGCAGGCAAAGAGTGAATTGCGCAAGATCAACATCACTTCTGTCAATGTGGTCAAGGATGAGCTGGTAGTAGCAATAGATAGTGCTACCTCTCACTTGGACAAATTTACAGCAGATACCACCCAGAAGCAGTCGCTGGAGCAATGCTTGGCTGCTCTCAGGCAAGTTAGCGGCGTTCTGCAAATGGTGCAGCTTCATGCTGGTGAACTGCTTGCCCAGGAAAAAATTACAGCTTTAACCGAAGTGCTGGAAGGGCGTCAGCAGGCCACAGAGGAACTATTGGAGGCCCTGGGTACCGGCTTTTATGTGCTGGGCCGTTATCTCGATTTTGTGCAGAGTCGGGCAATAGCCAGACCAGAGCTACTCATCCCTTTTATCAACAACCTCAGAGCCGCTCGCTCTCAGCCACCGGTGCCCGAAAGCCACTTCTTTCGCTGTAACCTGGATGCTTCGATTCCCGGCATGGGGGCATCGGCAGTAATGTCAGAGGACCTGCGCAGCTTTGTCCGCAGATTCCGTCATATGTACCAAGTTGGCCTATTGGCGTTATTGCGTGGTAAACCCCGGGGCCCGGCTTTTACCATGATGGCTCGAGCCTTGGAGCGAATTGCCAGTATCACTTCGGGGCGCCCGAACGGACGCTTATGGGTCGTGGCTGGTGCAGCCCTAACTGGTATGGCCGCGTGTGAGATGCGTATCAGTCGCTCCCGGGTCATGGTGTTTAGCATGTTCGACCGCTGGTTGCGCGCCCTGCAAAAAGAATGTGATACAGCCCTGGATCAGCCTGCACCCCCAATTCTGTTAAAAGAGTGTATTTATTGGCTCGCCCTCTCTGGGCCCGCTGAAGCCGGAACCAAACTCCTCGATGTCTTTTCAGCGGAGTCCCTCGAATATACCGAAGAGGAACTGGAGCGGGAGCGGGCGAGCCTTGGCGGTCCCGGTGCTACTGCTATTTCCGCTGTTGCCAGTGCACTGGATGAGGAGTTAACCGGTGTGCGGAGGATGTTGGATGATATCGAGCTGATCGGTATTTCCGATGTTGATGATAATGATGGCCTGGCCAGCGCCCTGGGACGGGTTGCCGGTACTTTGCAAATGTTGAACTTCAAACGCGTGGGCGAGAGCCTTCGCAATGCTGTGGCTGAGTATCAGAGTGCGGCGGGCGCCGGTGGCTCTGTTGCCGATTCAGCACTACAGAAGCTTACCGGCCAGGTGCTGATGGTTGACAGCACTGTGCGTGCATTAAAGCAGAGTACGACGATTGATCTCGATGAATATGGTCATGCAGATATCGCCTTTGAGCACAGCCAACTGGCCGAAGCTGAAGTTGCGGTACTCAAGGAGGCGGAAGCAGGCCTGGCGCTGATTAAACGGGCCCTTGCCGCTTACGCCGATTCAGGTTTTGACCACGGCCACATCCGGAATGTCTCCACTACCCTCAACTCTGTGCGTGGAGGATTGATCGTACTGAACCTGCGACGTGCAGCTTCGGTAGTTGAGGGGTTGCTCAACTTTGTTGAAACAGTGGTTGATCGTCACGATGCAGCTCCCGATGTCGAGCAGTCACTGGATATCTTTGCTGATGCCATTATCAGTCTTGAGTATTACCTCGGAGAGGTAAAACTGCATCGCCAGGCGGATGTGCAGTCCCTGAACCTTGCTGTGGAGAGTTTGGCCGCACTTGGCTACCCCGTTGAAACGGCTTAGGCTGAAAGGAGGTTCTTTTGGTAGATCGCTTTGAGCCCGCTGCAAATGTATGGGCGGCCCCCGAATTTTCCCAACAAATTATTGTGGCGGAGGGGTTAGTACTCTGCAGTGGAGATCAGTTTATTCACGAGGTGGATCTGCTACTGGCTGAGGCTGTGGTTTCCAGTCACTACCTTGGAGAGTTGGGTGGGCGTAGCTGTGGTGTTCGCGTGTTGTCCCGTCAATTGGATGTCCGTGGACATGATTGGCGCAACCTGCGTAGTTTACTGACTTCTACAGAGGAGCACCTGTTCGCTCTTGCTGGTCGGGCGCTGCAAGTAGCATACTGGGATCGTGACCACCGTTTCTGTGGCCGTTGTGGTACGGCTACGCATTACCACTCTATTGACCGTGCCAGAAGCTGCTCGAATTGCCAATTGACAGTTTACCCGCGAATCTCTCCCTGCGTAATTATGCTTGTAACCCGAGGGGAGGAATGCCTCCTCGCTCGCCACGCCAACCGCAGGAATATAACTTACACCGCGCTGGCGGGATTTATTGAGCCGGGCGAGAGTGCCGAGTTGGCGCTCAAGCGCGAAGTTCGCGAGGAAGTTGGACTGGAAGTGGGCAGGATGCAATATATTGGCAGCCAGCCCTGGCCATTCCCCGGCCAGCTGATGTTGGGATACCTGGCTGAATGGCAGGGTGGTGAGCTGTGTCCCGATCCCAATGAAATTGAGGAAGCAAAGTGGTTTCACTATCGTTCGTTACCGGAAATTCCTCCAGTGCAAACCCTATCTGGACAGTTGATCTACACGTTTTCTGAGCAAGTAGCGACTGGGGTGTGGCCATAAGTTTTTTTTCGTGGTCCGGGTGCGAAGTATGGAGATGAAAAAATAATGTATATCGCAATTACCTTTCTGATCGCCATAATGGCGTTATTGCTGGTTTTCTGGGGCGCTCGGGTATTGCTGGGTGGAAGTTGGCTAATGGGGTTCCTACGCGGTTCGCTGGGCTTGATCTTTTTCGGTTTGGCCTTATGGATAGTTCTGGTGGCGGCCGATGTATTTAGCTACCGCAATTTGGCTGAGGAGCACAGTGTTGGCATCGTCTCTTTTCAAAAAATAGCTGAGCAGCAGTTTGAAGTTAAATTCTCCGATGCCGATGGTATTTCCCAGAAATTTGAACTGCGTGGTGACCAGTGGCAGCTCGATGCCCGGCTGTTGAAATGGCAAGGGTACTTGGCGCGCTGGGGCGTCCAACCGGCATACCGGTTAGACCGGCTCAGTGGACGCTACCTCACCCTGCAGGATGAGCGGGTCAGGGAGCGTTCTGTTCACCAGATTGACGCTACTAACTATGGAGTGGATATTTGGCGATTTGTGCGAGGTCTGGATAAAAACCTGCCTTTTGTCGACGCTGTTTATGGCAGTGCAACGTTTTTGCCAATGGAGGATGGAGCTGTGTACGATGTGCGTATCAGTCACAGCGGGTTGTTGGCGAGACCATTGAACCAGCAGGCGACCTCCGCATTGGATGGTTGGAAATAAGCTAATAAATATTTTTAAAATTGCAGGTAGCAATTTGGAGTGTAAGTGGAATTTTTAATTGAATACGGCCTGTTCCTGGCGAAAATTGTAACTGTAATTGTGGCCCTGATGGTCCTGATAGGCTTTATTTTTGCCAATCGTGAACAGTTGAAAGAGCGTGTGCAAGGGCATATCAGTGTAACGCGTTTGAATGACCGCTATGAGCAGTTTAAGGATACTTTGCTGGAAGCGGTAATGGAGAAACATGAATTCGCCCAGCTTAGGAAAAAAATTGCCAAGGATAAAAAAGCGGAAGAAAAGGCCTTAGTGAAAAAGCATAAGGCTGAGGCAAAACAGAAAGCTGTAAAAGATTCAGATGGCCAAAAGGCAGCTGCAGGTGATGCAGAGCCCCAGGCAGAAGAAAGTGCAGATAAAAACCCTGTAAAGCACTCTGGTGAGCGCAAGCGTATTTTTGTGATGCATTTTAATGGTGACATTAAAGCCAGTGCCCTCTCTCACTTGCGAGAAGAGATTACGGCTATTTTACAGGTTGCTAAAGCTGGTGATGAGGTACTGCTCTGTCTTGAGAGCCCTGGTGGCATGGTGGCCAACTATGGTCTCGCGGCCAGCCAATTGGCACGTGTGCGCAGTGCAGGTATACAGCTTACCATCGCGGTAGATAAAGTGGCGGCCAGTGGTGGCTACATGATGGCGTGTGTGGCCGATCGGATACTCGCCGCGCCCTTTGCGATGTTGGGTTCAATCGGTGTGCTTGCACAATTACCCAATTTCAACCGCCTGCTCAAGCGCCACGATGTCGACTATGAGCTGTTTACGGCCGGAGAGTACAAGCGCACGGTAACCATGTTCGGGGAAAATACCGCAGAGGGGCGTGAGAAGTTCCAGAGTGATTTGGAAGAGATACATGTGCTTTTCCAACACTTCGTCGGTGAATACCGCCCCGGTCTGGATATTGCCAAGGTGGCGACAGGAGAGGTCTGGTTTGGCCAGAAAGCTCTGTCACTGGGGCTTGTTGATGAACTTAAGACCTCTGATGAATACCTGACCCACTGGGCGGAAAGTGCTGACCTTTACCAGGTGGAGTACAAGGAAAAGAAAAATATTGCCAAAAAAATGGGTCTGGCTGCCGAGGCGGGAGTAGAGTCTGCGATGACACGTTTATTTTCAAAACTGGCTGCGTGGCGACATCACGCACAATAGTTTGGTGATTTTGGCTGAACCGGAAACGCCTGGAGATAGGAAATTTTCAAATGAACAATTTCAAGGATGAAAGTTTCCGGGCTATTCGGGTGGAAGAAGTTGCCCCGGGTAAATTCGATCAGTTATTAGTAAAACGGCAGGTTACTGACCTGCCGGACAACCCTCTGCTGCTCTCAGTTTCCCACTCTTCACTGAATTTCAAAGATGCAATGTCTGCTTTTGGTAATCGCAGCATTACCAGGGTGTATCCTCATACACCCGGAATTGATGCGGTAGGCAAAGTGCTTGAGGACCGCAGCGGAACTTTTAAAGCGGGTACCGAACTATTGGTCACTGGCTATGATTTGGGCATGAATGCTCCTGGAGGATTGGCGGAAATGGTCGCTATTCCTCCAGGGTGGGCATTGCCACTCCCACAGGGATTGACTGCGAGGGAGTCAATGGCCCTGGGAACGGCGGGTCTCACTGCGGCGCTATGTATCGAGAAGCTCCTTGAATCCGGTGCGGTTCCTGAAGATGGTGAAGTATTAGTAACCGGTGCTACAGGCGGAGTTGGTTCAATTGCTGTGGCGCTTTTAGCCAAACTGGGCTTTCGCGTCGCGGCGGTGACCGGCAAGTTGGAAGCCGCTGATTTTCTGACTGAATTGGGGGCCTGGAAAGTCCTCGATAGAGATACTCTTGCTCCATTTGCCAGTAAAGCCATGGCAAAACCCCTTTGGGCCTGGGCAGTTGATACTGTCGGTGGTGAAACGCTTTTTAATGTGATCAAATCGCTCGCCTATGGTGGCGGTGTTGCGGCCTGCGGAATGGCCGCTGGGGCACAATTTCATGCCAATGTATTTCCTTTTATATTGCGCGGCATAAGCCTATTGGGAGTCGATAGCGTTGAGTTGCCAATTGGGAAAAAAATTGCAGTCTGGCGTCAGCTTTCAAATGAGTGGTATATCGGCGACAAACTCAGCATGATCGCTGAAGATATTTCTTTGGAGCAGACCCCCGAGTTTCTTGCCCGCCTTCACCGCGGACATGGTATTGGTCGCTATGTCGTGAATATGTCTTTATAGATGGCTAAACTTATTGAAATAATAAATATATATTTTTATCTTTTTAGCTGACTGATTTTCGGATTGTATATAAGCAATAACATTTGTTTGTCTGCTTTTGTTGCAATAGTCTTTGTAGTGGCTACTGCTATTTGCGGTATGTTTTTGTTGGAAGAGCACATTGTCTAAAGGTAACAGCGAGTCTTCATTGCCCGGGGAAAATAGTGCGCTGGTTCTCTCCGGCGGCGGTGCCCGTGCGGCATATCAGGCGGGTGTGTTGAAAGCCCTGGCTGAGGTGGTTCCAGACGATAACCCTCGCCCTTTTAAAATTATCTGTGGAACGTCTGCGGGTGCGATGAATGCAATGATGCTGGCCTCCCATCCCGGTACCTTTAAAGAGGCCATTGACAGTATGTGCTCTGTCTGGATGAACCTCAGTGTAGAGCGGGTGTATCGCACCAGTTGGCGCAGCCTTATAGGGAATTTATTCTCGATCAGTCGCTCGTTACTTAACCAAGGGGTGGGGCGGCAAAAACCCCTGGCATTGCTCGATAACACACCACTGCGTAAATTGCTGAATGAAGTTATTGAATTTGAGAATATTCAAAAGAATATTGATGCCGGTCATTTACATGCCACCTGTATTAATGCGCTCTCTTTTAGTGAGGGTGAATCAGTCAGCTTTTTTCAGGCTGCCGAAGGCGTGGATAGTTGGCAGCGCTTCAGGCGGTTTGGTGTGCCCACTGAATTGACCGTAGACCACCTACTGGCGTCGGCAGCTATCCCGGCTATCTTCCCTGCCGTAAAAATAGAAGATAGCTATTTTTGTGACGGTGCCATACGCCAGATGGCACCGATTAGCCCGGCGCTACACCTCGGTGCCAAGCGAGTGTTTATTGTCGGTGTATCAGATAACCGCTCCCCTGTGCATTGGGGGAGCCGGCGCACTGACAGGCAAATGCATTCCCCCTCAATGGCCCAGATTGCCGCTCAATGGTTCAATGCGGCTTTTATTGACAGTCTCGAAGGGGATTTGGAACATATGGACAGAGTCAACAACTTGTTGGACTCTGTGGAGAAGGAAAAGTATTCAGATTTGGCGCCTTTGCGCCCAGTTGAATCTGTAGTGATCGAACCCTCACAAAGCCTCGCTCGCCTGGGTGGGCAAAAACTCCAATTTCTTCCCCCTGCTTTACGTTGGTTATTCCGGTCTACCGGTGCGACCAGTTCCGGTGGTGGTGTTTCCGCTGCTAGCTATCTGCTCTTTGAAAGACCATATATTGAGGAGTTGATAGAGCTTGGGTATCAGGATGCAATGTGGGAGAAGGATAAGTTAAAACATTTTTTAAGGCCGTTGCCTGAAACCCTGGAAGAGAGAAAAGGTTTTTTCGGCAAGCGTGCCAAAGGAGCTGAGGAGCAAGCTGGGCAGGATAATTCAGATTGATTGCCTGAAGAGAAATAATACCCTGTACGGTCTATGCAGAATAAGCTTTCATCTTTAGGAATCCTGGCTATAGACTGAAAACTAGCTCTTGCTTTCACTTTTTCTGAAATGGTCGTCCCATTTTAGCTTTTCTATTAATTCTAAAAAATTCCCCTTGGGCGTTGAGTTTATTGTTAGTCTTTTCTCCATAATTGGGTGATTAATTTCAAGTTGAATCGCATGTAATAGCAATCTTTCAATGCCAAACTGTTGGGCAAAAAAGCGATTATGTGAAGACTTGCCATATTTTGGGCAGCCGATAAGTGGATGGTGGAGATGTTTGAAATGTCTGCGGATCTGGTGGCGGCGGCCTGTTTTTAATTGAATTTCAACCAGGGAGTAACGGCTTGTGGGGTATTTATCTACTTCATAGGGTAGCTCGATGGTGTCCAGTCGGCGATAAAGAGTGATTGCTGGCTGGCGTGGCAGTTCGGCTCTGGGCCGTTTGCGTTGGTGTTTGAAATCTGCGACCGGAGGTAGAGGATAATCGATAAAACCCTGTTCTAGACAGTGCCCACGACAGACGGCGAGGTATTTCTTGACAGAATTATCGCTCTCCAGCTGCCGCTGCAATTGGGCGGCAATTTCGCCACTCTTACCAAAGATGATTACTCCGGATGTGGGCTTGTCGAGTCTGTGCACGGGGTATAGATATTGTCCACACAGGTCTCTCAGGTATTGCAGCAGGATTCGATTTTCATAGCGATCTATCTCTGAGCGATGTACCAGCCAGCCTTCTGGCTTGTAGGCTGCCAGAAGCTGATCATCTTCAAAAATAATTTTCGGTTCGTTATTCATCCGTCGGTGTTCAGATTCGTCACTTTCTAGGGAGGGCATTGTATTGTTGGAGGGTAAGTATTGCATTCAAAAAATGGGCAGCTGGCTTATTACTGATCCCGAAAGAGAAATATTTCCTATTTATTTCACTGAATTAGTATTGACAAGCCTCAAATAGTGCATAAACTGCGCATATAGTTTCAAGGATCGCTTAGATAAGTGATTTGGGACTTAATATTTTATCGAGTCTAATCTTTTGATCGTGGATCGCAGCCACGAAGGAGCCATGAAATGCAAAATGTGGATATTAACAACCAGTTTATTTGATCGCTTTTCATGTGCGCTTGCTTGAAAAGTGATTGAGCTTTTCAAGCCAGAATTCTTTAGAGCCCTGGTATTCACCGGGGCTTTTTCATTTGAGGTTTTGAGAGGCTGTTAATTAGTTATTGGATTAAACCAAGGACTCTTTATGCCTGTAAAAATTGTGCTTCATAA
This DNA window, taken from Microbulbifer sp. GL-2, encodes the following:
- a CDS encoding pseudouridine synthase — protein: MNNEPKIIFEDDQLLAAYKPEGWLVHRSEIDRYENRILLQYLRDLCGQYLYPVHRLDKPTSGVIIFGKSGEIAAQLQRQLESDNSVKKYLAVCRGHCLEQGFIDYPLPPVADFKHQRKRPRAELPRQPAITLYRRLDTIELPYEVDKYPTSRYSLVEIQLKTGRRHQIRRHFKHLHHPLIGCPKYGKSSHNRFFAQQFGIERLLLHAIQLEINHPIMEKRLTINSTPKGNFLELIEKLKWDDHFRKSESKS
- a CDS encoding YhdH/YhfP family quinone oxidoreductase; amino-acid sequence: MNNFKDESFRAIRVEEVAPGKFDQLLVKRQVTDLPDNPLLLSVSHSSLNFKDAMSAFGNRSITRVYPHTPGIDAVGKVLEDRSGTFKAGTELLVTGYDLGMNAPGGLAEMVAIPPGWALPLPQGLTARESMALGTAGLTAALCIEKLLESGAVPEDGEVLVTGATGGVGSIAVALLAKLGFRVAAVTGKLEAADFLTELGAWKVLDRDTLAPFASKAMAKPLWAWAVDTVGGETLFNVIKSLAYGGGVAACGMAAGAQFHANVFPFILRGISLLGVDSVELPIGKKIAVWRQLSNEWYIGDKLSMIAEDISLEQTPEFLARLHRGHGIGRYVVNMSL
- a CDS encoding patatin-like phospholipase family protein: MSKGNSESSLPGENSALVLSGGGARAAYQAGVLKALAEVVPDDNPRPFKIICGTSAGAMNAMMLASHPGTFKEAIDSMCSVWMNLSVERVYRTSWRSLIGNLFSISRSLLNQGVGRQKPLALLDNTPLRKLLNEVIEFENIQKNIDAGHLHATCINALSFSEGESVSFFQAAEGVDSWQRFRRFGVPTELTVDHLLASAAIPAIFPAVKIEDSYFCDGAIRQMAPISPALHLGAKRVFIVGVSDNRSPVHWGSRRTDRQMHSPSMAQIAAQWFNAAFIDSLEGDLEHMDRVNNLLDSVEKEKYSDLAPLRPVESVVIEPSQSLARLGGQKLQFLPPALRWLFRSTGATSSGGGVSAASYLLFERPYIEELIELGYQDAMWEKDKLKHFLRPLPETLEERKGFFGKRAKGAEEQAGQDNSD